DNA from Streptomyces sp. Edi4:
GCGGCGTCATCGGCGTCGAGTTCGCCTCGGCGTGGAAGTCCTTCGGCACCGACGTCACCGTCATCGAGGGTCTGAAGCACCTCGTGCCGGTCGAGGACGAGAACAGCTCCAAGATCCTGGAGCGCGCGTTCCGCAAGCGCGGCATCAAGTTCAACCTGGGCACCTTCTTCCAGAAGGCGGAGTACACCGCCAATGGCGTGAAGGTCACGCTGGCGGACGGCAAGGAGTTCGAGGCCGAGGTCCTGCTCGTCGCCATCGGCCGCGGCCCGGTCTCCCACGGCCTCGGCTACGAGGAGCAGGGCGTCGCGATGGACCGCGGTTACGTCCTGGTCGACGAGTACATGCGCACCAATGTGCCCACCATCTCCGCCGTCGGTGACCTGGTCCCGACGCTCCAGCTCGCGCACGTCGGCTTCGCCGAGGGCATCCTGGTGGCGGAGCGTCTGGCCGGCCTCAAGACCGTCCCGATCGACTACGACGGCGTGCCCCGGGTGACGTACTGCCACCCCGAGGTCGCCTCCGTGGGCATCACCGAGGCCAAGGCCAAGGAGATCTACGGCGCGGACAAGGTCGTCGCTCTGAAGTACAACCTCGCGGGCAACGGCAAGAGCAAGATCCTCAAGACCGCGGGCGAGATCAAGCTCGTCCAGGTCAAGGACGGCGCCGTGGTCGGCGTTCACATGGTCGGTGACCGTATGGGCGAGCAGGTCGGCGAAGCCCAGCTGATCTACAACTGGGAGGCGCTGCCGGCCGAGGTCGCGCAGCTCATCCACGCGCACCCGACGCAGAACGAGGCGCTGGGCGAGGCCCACCTGGCCCTGGCCGGCAAGCCGCTGCACTCCCACGACTGACAGCCCCCGGGCGCGACGACCACTTCCCCGCAATTCGTAAGGAGCAACCGAAACCATGTCGGTTTCCGTAACCCTTCCGGCGCTCGGCGAGAGCGTCACCGAGGGCACCGTCACCCGCTGGCTGAAGGCCGAGGGCGAGCGCGTCGAGGCCGACGAGCCGCTGCTCGAGGTCTCGACCGACAAGGTCGACACCGAGATCCCCGCCCCCGCCTCCGGCATCCTGGCCTCCATCAAGGTGGCCGAGGACGAGACCGTCGAGGTCGGCGCCGAGCTCGCCGTCATCGACGACGGCTCGGGCGCCCCGGCGGCCGAGGCCGCCCCGGCGCAGGAGGCCCCGGCGCAGGAGGCCCCGGCGCAGCAGGCTCCGGCGCAGGAGGCTCCGGCCCCGCAGGCCGCGCCGTCCACCGAGGCCGAGACGCCCGCCCCGGCCCCCACGGCCGAGGCCGCTTCCGGCGGTGGCTCCGCCGAGGGCACCGACGTCGTGCTTCCGGCGCTCGGCGAGAGCGTGACCGAGGGCACCGTCACGCGCTGGCTCAAGGAGGTCGGCGAGGAGGTGGCCGAGGACGAGCCGCTGCTCGAGGTCTCCACGGACAAGGTCGACACCGAGATCCCGGCTCCGGTCGCGGGCGTGCTGCTCGAGATCGTCGTCGGTGAGGACGAGACCGCCGAGGTCGGCGCCAAGCTCGCCGTCATCGGTGCGCCCGGCGCGGCTCCGGCGGCCGCTCAGGCTCCGGCCGCCCCGGCCCCCCAGGCCGCCCCGGCGCCGGCTCCGGCCGCTGCCCCGGCCGCTCCGGCACCTGCCGCCCCGGCTCCTGCACCGGCTGCCGCTCCGGCACCGGCTCCCCAGGCCCACGCCCCGGCCGCCGCTCAGGCTCCGGCCGCCCCGGCCCCCCAGGCCGCCCCGGCGCCGGCTCCGGCCGCCGCCCCGGCCCCGCAGGCTCCGGCCCCCGCCCCGGCCTCCGGTGACGACGGCGCGTACGTCACGCCGCTGGTCCGCAAGCTCGCCTCCGAGTCCGGTGTGGACCTGGGCGCGGTCAAGGGCACCGGCGTCGGCGGTCGCATCCGCAAGCAGGACGTCATCGCCGCCGCGGAGGCCGCCAAGGCTCCCGCTCCGGCCGCCGCCGCCCCGGCCGCGAAGAAGGCCGCCCCGTCCCTCGAGGCGTCCCCGCTGCGCGGTCAGACGGTCAAGATGACCCGCATGCGCAAGGTCATCGGCGACAACATGATGAAGGCGCTGCACTCGCAGGCCCAGCTGACCACGGTCGTCGAGGTCGACATCACGAAGCTGATGAAGCTGCGCAACCAGGCGAAGGACGCCTTCGCCGCGCGTGAGGGCGTCAAGCTGTCCCCGATGCCGTTCTTCGTGAAGGCGGCGGCCCAGGCGCTGAAGGCCCACCCGGTCATCAACGCCCGGATCAACGAGGACGAGGGCACCATCACGTACTTCGACTCGGAGAACATCGGCATCGCCGTCGACTCCGAGAAGGGTCTGATGACCCCGGTCATCAAGGGTGCGGGCGACCTCAACCTGGCCGGCATCTCCAAGGCCACGGCCGAGCTGGCCGGCAAGGTCCGCGGCAACAAGATCACCCCGGACGAGCTGTCGGGCGCGACGTTCACGATCAGCAACACCGGCTCGCGCGGTGCGCTGTTCGACACCGTCATCGTCCCGCCGAACCAGGTCGCCATCCTGGGCATCGGCGCCACCGTCAAGCGTCCGGCGGTCATCGAGACCGCCGAGGGCACCGTCATCGGCGTCCGCGACATGACGTACCTGGCTCTGTCCTACGACCACCGTCTGGTGGACGGCGCCGACGCCGCCCGCTACCTGACGGCGGTCAAGGCGATCCTGGAGGCCGGCGAGTTCGAGGTCGAGCTCGGCCTGTAAGGCTCTCCACGGCACCCTGGGACGGCTGTAACACTCGTCTCACCAGCGGCCGCGTCCCCGTCCGGGCTCTTTCGGACGGGGACGCGGCCGTATTGTTTGGCACGTCGCCGCTCGCCTTAAGGAGCCCCCATGACCGTGCCCGTAGTCCACTCGCTGCGCGAGCAGATCCGCGAGCACATCGTGGAGGGGATCGTCAGCGGGCGCTGGAAGC
Protein-coding regions in this window:
- the sucB gene encoding 2-oxoglutarate dehydrogenase, E2 component, dihydrolipoamide succinyltransferase; the protein is MSVSVTLPALGESVTEGTVTRWLKAEGERVEADEPLLEVSTDKVDTEIPAPASGILASIKVAEDETVEVGAELAVIDDGSGAPAAEAAPAQEAPAQEAPAQQAPAQEAPAPQAAPSTEAETPAPAPTAEAASGGGSAEGTDVVLPALGESVTEGTVTRWLKEVGEEVAEDEPLLEVSTDKVDTEIPAPVAGVLLEIVVGEDETAEVGAKLAVIGAPGAAPAAAQAPAAPAPQAAPAPAPAAAPAAPAPAAPAPAPAAAPAPAPQAHAPAAAQAPAAPAPQAAPAPAPAAAPAPQAPAPAPASGDDGAYVTPLVRKLASESGVDLGAVKGTGVGGRIRKQDVIAAAEAAKAPAPAAAAPAAKKAAPSLEASPLRGQTVKMTRMRKVIGDNMMKALHSQAQLTTVVEVDITKLMKLRNQAKDAFAAREGVKLSPMPFFVKAAAQALKAHPVINARINEDEGTITYFDSENIGIAVDSEKGLMTPVIKGAGDLNLAGISKATAELAGKVRGNKITPDELSGATFTISNTGSRGALFDTVIVPPNQVAILGIGATVKRPAVIETAEGTVIGVRDMTYLALSYDHRLVDGADAARYLTAVKAILEAGEFEVELGL
- the lpdA gene encoding dihydrolipoyl dehydrogenase → MANDASTVFDLVILGGGSGGYAAALRGAQLGLDVALIEKNKLGGTCLHNGCIPTKALLHAGEIADQAREAGQFGVKATFEGIDINAVHAYKDEVISGLYKGLQGLVASRKVTYIEGEGRLSSPTSVDVGGRRVQGRHVLLATGSVPKSLPGLEIDGNRIISSDHALTLDRVPQSAIILGGGVIGVEFASAWKSFGTDVTVIEGLKHLVPVEDENSSKILERAFRKRGIKFNLGTFFQKAEYTANGVKVTLADGKEFEAEVLLVAIGRGPVSHGLGYEEQGVAMDRGYVLVDEYMRTNVPTISAVGDLVPTLQLAHVGFAEGILVAERLAGLKTVPIDYDGVPRVTYCHPEVASVGITEAKAKEIYGADKVVALKYNLAGNGKSKILKTAGEIKLVQVKDGAVVGVHMVGDRMGEQVGEAQLIYNWEALPAEVAQLIHAHPTQNEALGEAHLALAGKPLHSHD